In Gemmatimonadales bacterium, the genomic window GCCCGTGGCCTGCTCGGGGCTCATGTACTGCGGCGTCCCCAGGCTGAGGCCGGTCTCGGTCAGCCGCGAGCCGCCCGCCTCCCGGAGCGCCAGGGCGATCCCGAAGTCCGCGACGACGGCCTCGCCCTCGTGCAGCAGGATGTTCTCGGGCTTGATGTCCCGGTGCACCACGCCCTGCTTGTGCGCGTAGTCCAGCGCGCTCGCCACCTGGCGTGTGATGCTCAGGGCCTCGTCGATCCCCAGCTGCTGCTCCCGCTCGAGTTTCGCCCGGAGCGACTCCCCGCGCACCAGCGGCAGGACGTAGTAGAGGATCCCGTCGGCCGCGCCCGAGTCGATCAGCGTGAGGATGTGGGGGTGGTCCAGCTTGGCGGTGATGCTGATTTCCTTGAGGAAGCGCTCGGCACCCAGCACCGCGCTCAGGTCGGCGCGCAGCACCTTGAGCGCCACCTCGCGGTCGTGCTTGAGGTCGCGCGCCAGGTACACGGTCGCCATGCCCCCCGAGCCGATCTCGCGCTCGATGGCGTAGCGGTCGCTCAGGGCCGATGCGAGGCGGGCCGTATCTGGCATGGGGATCGGCGGCTAATCTAAACGGTGGAACGAGAGGGTGTTAGTGGGTTGTGGGGCCGTGCACCTCCACCACCCACGACCCACCAACCCCCAACCGCCGGTTCGGCTCCCCCGTCGCTCACCGCTCCCGGAACTCCGCCAGCGTCTGGAGATAGGACTCCGGCAACCCGATGTCGAACCGCCGCCCGTCGATCACCAGGCCCTGGAAGCCACCCTCCTGGCGGAGCCGGTCCAAGGCCGACGTCAGCTGGAACTCGCCCCGCTCGCGGACGTTGCCCCGGATGTGCTCCTCGAGGTACGCGAAGATCTGCGGGCCGACGACGTACTCGCCGAAGAAGGTGAGGTATTCCCCGTCGGGGAGCCCGGGCGCGCGGAGGTTGCCCCGCGCGTACTCCACGGTCGGCTTCTCGGCGAACTCGGTGACGTTGAGCAGCCGATCTCCCTCGATCCACACGCCGGTGGCGGTGCCGAAGTTCGCGATCTGGCTCTCCGGGGTGCGCCGCAGCCCCACCACGCTCGTGCCCGAGCGCTGGTAGGCGTCCAGCAGCTGGCGAGCGCAGGACGCCGGTCCGTCGGAGTGGTAGAGGTGGTCCCCCAGCATCAGCAGGAACGGCTCCTCGCCGATGGCCGGGCGCGCGCTGTACACCGCGTGGCCGAAGCCCTCCTGCGCGGTCTGGGTCACGAAGGTCACCCGGCGCCCGATCTCGAGCAGACGCTTCGCATACTCCTGGGCGGGCCGCGGCAGCTTGTTGAAGTTCTCGATCGAGACCTGGGTGCCGAAGAACGACTGGAAGCTCTCGAGATCCTGCTGCTGCACGACGATGACGACCTCCTCGATGCCGGCGTTCAGCGCCTCCTCCACGATGAGCAGGATCGCCGGCTTCGCCACGCCGTCGCGGTCGATGACCGGGAACAGCTCTTTCTTGGTCGCCTTGCTGGCCGGGAACAGGCGGGTGCCGAAGCCCGCGGCCGGGATCAGCGCCTTGCGGACCTTGGGGCCGGTGCCCACCGTGAGCGTCAGGCAGCTGACGTCGAAGTCGCGCTCGAGGATCGCGATCGCGGCCTGCTGGTCGGCCGCGCTCCGTGCGACGAACTGCGCCGAGCCGTCGCCCTGCGAGCCGACGCCCTTGCCACCCCACACGTGGGGCCGCAGCGCGGCGTGGCCGAGCACGCGGTGCAGCACCGGCGCCGTCAGCTCGTCCGGGCACGCGGGCGCCGCGTAGCGGTCGAACGCGGCTTGCGCCTCCGTCATCAGGGCCCCCAGCCGCTGCGCGTCGCCGGCCGTGAGGGCGGCGACGGCCTGCTGGACGACGCGCCGGTTCACGGGCCCGAGCAGCTCCTGCACGCCGCGCTCCACCGGGTTCTCGGCGAACGGGTAGCAGCGGTTGAGGTGTTTCAGGATCGCAAGGGTGTCCTTCTTCGCATGCAGGTCCACGATCACGAAGTGTAGCTCGCGGGCCGGCCGGATCTCGGTCGTCTCGATCCGGTCGCCGTCGAACTCCATCACCACCGCCCGGTCGCCGAACGCGCAGCCCTGGTCCATCCGGCCGCAGCGCGAGGGCGTCGTGATCTCGCCCTGGTAGGCCAGCTCCATCTCCCCCCGCACCGTCAGGTGCAGGTCGTACACGCGGTTGAAGGCCCGCGCCGTGAGCACGCTGATGGCCGCGCTGGAGGAAAGACCCTTCTTGATCGGCAGGTCGGTCTTCGTGTTGCGGAGGACCAGGCCGCGCACCCGGTACTGCGTGACGACCTGGTACGCGACGCCGGCCGCGTAGCTGAAGAACCCGCCGGTCTGGGCCTCCGCGAGCAGCGCCCTCGGCTCGAGCGGGATTTCCCGCGGCCCCACGACCGTGCCGTCCGGCATCGTGGAGGTGAGCACCAGGGCGGTCGGGTGCGGCTCGACCTCGGCGTGGATGCCCTGGTTGGTGCCGCAGATGAGGGTGTAGCCCTGCTCGATCTCGGCGTTGATGCGGCGGTAGCCGCCCGCCCAGTCCGAGTGCTCGCCGAACAGGCAGATGCGGCCGGGCACGAAGATCCTCATCCGGAACGTCCCCTCAGTCCAGGAACGGCGACTTGCGCGACGACGGGCGTCGCGGCCGGGCCGCGTCCAGCAGCCGCTGCAGCTCCTCGACGCTCAGCTCGTAGGGATCGGTCTCGTAGCCCGGCGAGGCGCCGCTGCGGCTCGGCCCCGGGTTGCCCTCGATGGGATCGAACTGCCATTCGGTGCGGCCGGGGATGATCTCCCACCGCTCACCGTCGCGATCGGCAAACGTGCGTCGGGCCATGGGTGATGTTGGTGGGTTGCAGGTCGTGGGTGGTGGGAAAGACGGATGCGCCTTTCCCCCCACCTCCCACCCACAACCTACCAACGTCTTCCTCCTAGTGGAGCCACCGCCTCAGGAACTCGTCCCCCGCCTGCTGAATCAGCATGAAGCTCTCGAGGTTGTACGCCGCCCCGTGGCGGCCGGGCGGGTAGATCCTGAGGCTCGCGTCCACCCCCGCGTTGGTCAACGCGGTCAGCAGCTGCATCGTGTTCTGCGGGTGGACGTTGTCGTCCATCATCGAGTGGATCACCAGCAGGTGGTGGTCCTTCAGGCTGTCGGCGAACGGCATCACCGCGCTGCTGTCGTAGCCCGCGACGTTGTCCTCCAGCAGCCCCATGTAGCGCTCGGTGTAGATCGCGTCGTACAGCCGCCACGACGTCCCCGGCGAGTTCGCGATCCCCACGGGGAAGAGCTTCGGGTACATCGCCATCGTGTACAGCGTGCTGTAGCCGCCGTAGCTCGTGCCGATGATGGCGATGTGGGTACTGTCCACGTACGGGAGCCGCGACAGCCAGCGCGCCGCCTCGGCGAAGTCGTGCGCCTCCCACCGGCCGAGGTGGTGGAAGACGATCTTCTCGAACGCGCTCCCGTAGTTGTTGGTGCCGCGGTTGTTCAGCCCGACGACGAGATAGCCCTCCTGCGCGTACCACTGGTCCAGGCCGCTGGTGCTGAACGCGTCGTACACCTGCTGCGAGCCCGGGCCGCCGTAGACCGCGAAGATCACGGGGTAGCGCCGGGTCGAGTCGAAGTCCACCGGCTTGACGATGGACCCGTCGAGGCGCTGGCCGTCGGAGGCGGTGAAGGTGAAGATCTCGGTGGGCGCATAGGCGTGCGTCCCGAGCCACTCCGTCACGCCCGCGTTGTCCTCCAGCTTCCGCAGCATCCTGCCGCCCGTGGCCCACAGCTCGATCTGCCGGGGCTGCCGCAGGTTCGACCACCGGTCGATGTAGTACCGGGCGTCCGGCGACATGTCGATGCCGTGGGTGCCCTCGGTGGTCGTGAGGCGCCGTTGGCCCGTGCCGTCGAACTTGACCGCGTAGAGCTGCCGCTGCAGCGGCGAGACCTGGGTCGAGGTGTAGTAGATCATCCGCGCCTGCGGATCGATCCCCGCGATGCGCGTCACGCTCCAGGCGCCGCGCGTCACCTGGTTGAGCAGCCGGCCCGCGTAGTCGTAGCGGTACACGTGCTGCCAGCCGTCGCGGTCGGAGATCCAGAAGAACTCCTTGAGGCCCTCCGGGAACGACAGCATGTCCGGGATGCCGGCGTAGAAATCGTAGACGTCGATCCAGGTCTTCGACGAGTCGGCGAACACCAGGCGCCGCCCGCCGGTCCGCACGTCGAAGAAGAACAGCTTCATCACGTTCTGCGGGCGGTTGAGGGTGACGACGGCGAGGGTGTCGGGCGCGCTCGTCCAGTACATGCGGGGCACGTAGAAGTCGCCGCGCTCGCCGGTGTCGAGCCACACGCGGCTCCCCGAGCCGACGGCGACCACGCCGACCTTGACCCGGGTGATCGAGTCCCCGGGCTGCGGGATGCGGATCTTCTCCCAGGCCGGGTGAGCGCCGGAGTAGTCCGACAGCTGGATCACCGGCTCCGCGCTCTCGTCCACCTGCCAGTAGGCGATGTAGCGGCTGTCCGGCGACCAGCTCCAGCCCTGGTTGATGCCGAACTCCTCCTCGTACATCCAGTCGAAGTGGCCGTTGTAGACCAGCTCGGTCGCGTCGCTGGTCAGGCGCGTTTCCTTGTGCTGCGCCAGGTCGTAGGCGAACAGGTCGCCGCCGCGCTCGTAGCCGAGCATCGCGCCGTCCGGCGACAGCTCCGCGGTGCGCGCGCCGCTGGCCGCGAGCTGCATGGCGTGGTCGGCGAAGGTGTAGACGTAGTAGTCCGCGGTCCCGGAGCGGCGGTAGATCGGCTGGAAGTGCGTCTGGAACACCAGGTGCTTCGAGTCGCGCGCGAACTGGAACGACTGGTAGGCGAACGGCTCCGACCCGCCGGGGAACGTCAGGCCCCGCGCCCGGAACAGGAGCGTGTCCTTGCCGGTGGCCGGGTCCGTCGCCCGGATCTCGCTGCCGGAGTCCGTCCGGGCGATGTACGAGTAGCGCCGGCCGCCGTCGATCCAGTTGACGTTCTGGGGACCGGGGCGCCCGCCGAGCGCGCGGCTGGTGGCGATCCAGTCGCTGAGGGCGTGCATGTGGGTCTTCTGAGCGACGCCGACCTGGGGTGCCAGGAGCAGCGCGAGCGCGAGCGGAGCAATTCGCATGGGGCTCAACCGGTTGTGGGGTGTGGGTGGTCGGTTGTGGGTTGTGGGAAAGGCGGTGGGCGATGCCGCATCACTGCAACCGGCAACCCACCACCTGCTAACGCCGTTCGATCAGCCACAGGTCCGGACGATCATCATACACGATGCACGCCCCGGAGCGGGCGTCGCGCGAGAACGTCAGCGAGTTCTGGTCGCAGGCCACCGGGAGCGCGGCGAAGCGCTGCAGCGCGCCGCCCTTCTCGGGAAGCCGCCACAGCTCCGGCGTCGCGACGCCGACGGCCCGGGCGACGTAGATGAAACCGTCGGGCGCCCAGCGCTCGACCGTGACCCGCACCGAATCCACCGCGCTGACCGCGCCCATGAACCGCAACGCGCCGTCCGTCAGCTGCAGGGCGTAGGCCCGGGTCGCCGAGCCGCGCGTCATCAGCACCAGTTCGGCGCGGCCGTCGGGCGAGAGCGTCGCGCTCGCCAGCGCCCCGAGCGAATCGGCCAGCGGGAACCGGCGCAGCGTCCGCCCGGTCGAGTCCACGACCGCGAAGCCGTGAAAGTCGATCTGCTCGGCGAGCGCCGTGCCGTCGGGCCGCCAGCCGACGACCACCAGGCCGGGATCCGGGGACAGGGTGCGCACCCGTCCCGTCCCCAGCTCGGCGATCTGCTGCGTGATGTGCCCGGCGCCCGCGCTCGCCAGGACCAGCACGGAGAGCCGCTGCTGGTCCGGCAGCCACCGCACCAGTTGCCGGGTACCGGAGTCGGCTGTGACGGGACGCTCCTCGCCGCCCGCGAACGGGACGGCGTAGACGTTGCCTCCCCACGCGTCCTGCTTGACGTAGGCGACGGCCCGGCCGTCGGGCGCGATGGACGGACCGATGTACCAGGTCGAGCTGTGCGACAGGCGCCGCGCCGCTCCGCCGACGGCGAACGACCAGACGTCCGAGGTGCGGCCGGCATCGCCGATCACGTGGCCGGTCGGCGTCCTGGCGAAGCCGGTCCACTCGTCCTGGCGGATACCCCCCAGGTATTCGACGGGGCGGCCGGTGAAGTGACCGGACCGGCTGACGCCGATCAGCACCAGGCGGCCAAGGGACTGGGCCCCCAGCTCGAAGACCATGACGTGCCGGCCGTCAATGTCCCATCCGCCGCCGCCGAGCGTGCTCAGCGAATCGAGAACGACGCCCCGGCGGCTCGCGATTCCTTGATAGAAGGTGCTGCCGTGAAAGCCCGCGAACGCGATGAGGTCGTTGTCGGGATTCCAGTCGAGAGCGCTCAGGACCCAGCCGCCGTCTCCGATCACGACGCTGTCCCGCACCTCGCCCGTGGCGATGTCGGCGAGCGAGATCGCGCGCCGGCCGCGGCTGGTGAACGCCACCGTGCGGTCGTTCGCAAAGGCGAACAGGTCGGCGCCGTCGGCGACCTTGCGCGCGAGGCCTCCGGCCCGCGGAACGGCATAGAGCCCGGGCTCGCCCGAGGCGGGGCGCATCGTCAGCAGGAGCGTGGCCCCGTCGGGGCTCCACGCGGCCTGGCTCATCTCCTTGGCGCCGGCGACCACCACGCTCGGTGTCCCCCGCGGCAGCTCCTGGGCGACGAGGTCGCCCTCGCAGTTCCCGCCGACCGTCCGGCAACGCCCCCGGATGAAGGCGAGCCAGTGCCCGTCGCGCGTGACGGACGGCGCGCTCGCGTCTCCGGTGAAGGTGAGCCGGGTGCGCGTCTCCGGCGGCGCCACCGGCGCGCGGAACAGCACGTGCCCGGCCGCCAGGCCCACGAGGATGCCGGAGGCCAGCAGCGCCGCGCGGGCCCACGGGCGCCGGGCGGCACGCCGCGCTGCCGGCGCCGACGCGAACCGGCCGGTCGCGGTCGCCGGCCCCTCGAGCGCCTTGGCGAATTCGGCCGCGCTGGCGAACCGGTCGGCCGGCAGCTTCTCGAGCGCACGGTGCACCGCCTCGGCGACGTGCGGAGAGAGCCTGGGGCGCCGGCTCGCGATGTCGCGCGGTTCCTCAGTCACGACGGCCGCGATGATCGCCTGCGCCGTGGATCCCGTGTGCGGCGGGTCACCGCTCAGCATCTCGTACAGCACGGCGCCAAGCGCGTAGATGTCGCTCCGCGCGTCGATCTGCCGGTCGCCGGTCGCCTGCTCGGGGCTCATGTAGTACGGCGTGCCGAGCGAGAGCCCGGTTTCCGTCATGCGCTTGCCGCCCGCCTGGCTCACCGCGAGCGCGATGCCGAAGTCGGTGACCAGCGCGGTGCCGTCCTGCAGCAGGATGTTCTCGGGCTTGATGTCGCGGTGGATCACGCCCTGGCGGTGCGCGTAGTCGAGCGCGCTGGCCACTTCCCTCGCGAGGCGCACGGCCTCCTCGATCGGCAGCTGCTTCTCGCGGCTGAGGCGGTCCCGCAGCGACTCGCCCTGCACGAAGGGCATCACGTAGAACAGCAGCCCGTCGGCGCTGCCCGAATCGTACAGCGGCAGGATGTGCGGGTGCTGGAGATTGGCGGTGACGCGGATCTCGTTGAGGAACCGCTCGGCGCCCACGATGGCGGAGAGGTCGGGGCGCAGCACCTTCACGGCCACGCGGCGCTGGTGCCGCAGGTCCTCGCCGAGGTAGACCGTCGCCATCCCGCCCTTGCCGATCTCCTTCTCGAGTCGGTAGGTCTGCGCGAGGGCGGCGGTGAGGCGGTCGAGGTCGGTCATGGCCGGGCCCGGGCAAGATAACGTGCCCGGGCCCGGCGGATTAGAGGCCCCGTGACCGGCGAGCGGCCGCGACCCGGGTCAGCGGCCGTTGCCCTGCGGGTGCACCCGGTCGGGCGCCGGCGGCTGCGGCTTGAGCCGCACCGGATGCTCCCCGAGCAGCCGCAACGCCTCGGCGACGCCGCGCTCGAGCTGTACGTCGTGCCCGACGAGCTGCTGCGCCGGGTCGTCCTCCACCTCGATGTCCGGCGCCACGCCCTGGTTCTCCACGTCCCACTGCCCGTCCGGATTGTAGAAGCCGGTGCTCGGCGCGCTGATGAAGCCGCCGTCGATCAGCTCCGGCTCGCCGCCCCAGCCCACCAGCCCGCCCCAGGTGCGCGTGCCGATCAGCGGCCCGATCTTGAGCTGGCGGAACATGTAGGGGAACATGTCGCCGCCCGAGCCGCTCATCTCGTTGATGAGGAGCACCTTCGGGCCCCAGATCGCCGCGGCCGGGGCCGTGACCGCGTTGTAGCGGTCGCCGAGCCGCTGGTTGAAGTAGCCGTGCAGCTGGCGGCTCATGATGTCCACCATGTAGTCGGCGATGCTGCCGCCGTGATTGAACCGCTCGTCAATCACGGCTCCCTGCTTCTGCTGCTGGGCGAAGTAGTAGCGGTTGAAGCTCGCGTACCCGCCGCCGCCGGTGTTGGGGACGTAGACGTAGGCGAGCCGGCCGCCGGAGAGCGAATCCACCAGCCGCCGGTTCGACTCGACCCAGGCGCGGGTCCGCAGGCCGCCCTCGTTGGCGACCGGCACCACCGTGACGGTACGCGCGCCGTCCGCGACCGGACGGGCGTTGACCCTGAGCTGCACCTGCTTCCCCACCGTGCCCACGAACGCCGCGTATGGGTTCTCCGGCGGCGCGAGGTCTCGGCCGTTCACCGCGAGGATGTAGTCGCCCTCGCGCACGTCCACCCCGGGCGCCGACAGCGGCGCGCGCAGCTCCGGGTTCCAGTTCTCGCCGGTGTAGATGCGCTTGATGCGGTAGCGGCCGTCGGCCACCTCGAGGTCGGCACCGAGCAGACCGGCGGGCAGCGCGTCGGCGGTCGGCAGGTCGCCGCCGCCCACGAAGCTGTGGCCGATGGTGAGCTCCGCCTGCATCTCGGACAGCAGCCGGGTGAGGTCGGCGCGATGGCGCACGTACGGAAGCAGCGCTTCGTACTTGCGGCGGATGGCCGGCCAGTCGGCGCCGTGCAGGTTGGCGACGTAGAGGAAGTCGCGCTCGATGCGCCACGCCTCGGTGAACATCTGCCGCCACTCGGCCGGCGGATCCACGTCGATCTTGAGGTCCGACGTCGCGAGCACGCCCTTGTCGGGCGCGGGCGCCGGCCCCGTAGCGTCCACCACGGCCCAGTGGCCGTTGGGCCGCGAACCGCCGCCCTCGCCTCCACCGGCGCCGGCTCCCTGGTAGAGCAGCTTCTTGCCGTCGCGCGAGACCGCGTACTCCTCGGCCGCGGCCGCAAGGAAGTCGATCGCCTTGCGGTCCTTCAGGTCGTAGCGGTGCAGCACGTCGGCGTGATGGGGCACGCGCTCCAGGTAGAACCACTGGCCCGCCCCGCCCGCGCGCAGGCCGACGTAGTCGCGGCTCGGCACGTCGAGCGCCAGGATGCGCTGCGACAACCCGTCGAAGTCGATGCGCACGGTGGCCGAGTCGCGGCTCGGTGCCACCGGGGCCGATCCGGCGTCGCGGGCGCCGGCCGTGGCGCGCCCGCCGCGCCGCGCGCCGCTGTCGGGCTTCGCCGCCCGGGCCGTGTCGGCCGGCTCGTCGCCGGACTCGGGGAGCAGCGGCGAGGGGTCCGCCTTGGAGAGCACCGCGAGGTACACGCCGCGCTGCACCGGGCGGTCGTAGCTGCTCATGTCCAGCCAGCCACTGTTGAGTGCGAAGTCGGTCGAGGCGAGGAACAGCAGGTACTTCCCGCTGCGGTCCCAGGCCGGGCTGATGGCGTCCGAGAGACCGTCGGTCAGCTGGTGCACTGCGCGGTCCTCGACGCCGTAGGCGAACACGGCGTGGAACTGCGACCCGACGAGCCGCTTGGTGTAGGCGATCCACCGGGAGTCCGGCGACCACGCCGGCGCCATGTCGCGGTCCGGCCAGGTGTAGTTGTCCTGGTCCACCTTCGTCTGCCGGCCGCTCGCCAGGTCGAGCACCCACAGGTTCATCGCCGCGTCCGTGAAGAGCATCAGCTTGCTGTCCGGCGACCACGCCGGCGCGTAGTAGTAGTTGGGATGGTCCAGGGCGTAGGCGCGCGGCGCGGTGAGCCCGTCCTGGTCGCTCACCATCAGCTGGTACTCGCCGGAGGCGTCGCTGAACCACGCGATCTGCTTTCCGTCCGGCGACCAGACCGGCGTGCGGTCCGCCACGCCGGAGGAGCGGGTCAGGTTGCGCCACGTCCCCTTGTCGGCCGGGATCGTAAGCACGTCGCCGCGGGCCTCGAACAGCGCCCGCACGCCGGTGGGTGAAAGCTGCGGCGCGGTGAGCGCCTTCGACACGTCCGCCGCGTGCGGCATCGCCCACGGGAAGTCG contains:
- a CDS encoding sugar phosphate nucleotidyltransferase — its product is MRIFVPGRICLFGEHSDWAGGYRRINAEIEQGYTLICGTNQGIHAEVEPHPTALVLTSTMPDGTVVGPREIPLEPRALLAEAQTGGFFSYAAGVAYQVVTQYRVRGLVLRNTKTDLPIKKGLSSSAAISVLTARAFNRVYDLHLTVRGEMELAYQGEITTPSRCGRMDQGCAFGDRAVVMEFDGDRIETTEIRPARELHFVIVDLHAKKDTLAILKHLNRCYPFAENPVERGVQELLGPVNRRVVQQAVAALTAGDAQRLGALMTEAQAAFDRYAAPACPDELTAPVLHRVLGHAALRPHVWGGKGVGSQGDGSAQFVARSAADQQAAIAILERDFDVSCLTLTVGTGPKVRKALIPAAGFGTRLFPASKATKKELFPVIDRDGVAKPAILLIVEEALNAGIEEVVIVVQQQDLESFQSFFGTQVSIENFNKLPRPAQEYAKRLLEIGRRVTFVTQTAQEGFGHAVYSARPAIGEEPFLLMLGDHLYHSDGPASCARQLLDAYQRSGTSVVGLRRTPESQIANFGTATGVWIEGDRLLNVTEFAEKPTVEYARGNLRAPGLPDGEYLTFFGEYVVGPQIFAYLEEHIRGNVRERGEFQLTSALDRLRQEGGFQGLVIDGRRFDIGLPESYLQTLAEFRER
- a CDS encoding S9 family peptidase, with the translated sequence MRIAPLALALLLAPQVGVAQKTHMHALSDWIATSRALGGRPGPQNVNWIDGGRRYSYIARTDSGSEIRATDPATGKDTLLFRARGLTFPGGSEPFAYQSFQFARDSKHLVFQTHFQPIYRRSGTADYYVYTFADHAMQLAASGARTAELSPDGAMLGYERGGDLFAYDLAQHKETRLTSDATELVYNGHFDWMYEEEFGINQGWSWSPDSRYIAYWQVDESAEPVIQLSDYSGAHPAWEKIRIPQPGDSITRVKVGVVAVGSGSRVWLDTGERGDFYVPRMYWTSAPDTLAVVTLNRPQNVMKLFFFDVRTGGRRLVFADSSKTWIDVYDFYAGIPDMLSFPEGLKEFFWISDRDGWQHVYRYDYAGRLLNQVTRGAWSVTRIAGIDPQARMIYYTSTQVSPLQRQLYAVKFDGTGQRRLTTTEGTHGIDMSPDARYYIDRWSNLRQPRQIELWATGGRMLRKLEDNAGVTEWLGTHAYAPTEIFTFTASDGQRLDGSIVKPVDFDSTRRYPVIFAVYGGPGSQQVYDAFSTSGLDQWYAQEGYLVVGLNNRGTNNYGSAFEKIVFHHLGRWEAHDFAEAARWLSRLPYVDSTHIAIIGTSYGGYSTLYTMAMYPKLFPVGIANSPGTSWRLYDAIYTERYMGLLEDNVAGYDSSAVMPFADSLKDHHLLVIHSMMDDNVHPQNTMQLLTALTNAGVDASLRIYPPGRHGAAYNLESFMLIQQAGDEFLRRWLH
- a CDS encoding protein kinase produces the protein MTDLDRLTAALAQTYRLEKEIGKGGMATVYLGEDLRHQRRVAVKVLRPDLSAIVGAERFLNEIRVTANLQHPHILPLYDSGSADGLLFYVMPFVQGESLRDRLSREKQLPIEEAVRLAREVASALDYAHRQGVIHRDIKPENILLQDGTALVTDFGIALAVSQAGGKRMTETGLSLGTPYYMSPEQATGDRQIDARSDIYALGAVLYEMLSGDPPHTGSTAQAIIAAVVTEEPRDIASRRPRLSPHVAEAVHRALEKLPADRFASAAEFAKALEGPATATGRFASAPAARRAARRPWARAALLASGILVGLAAGHVLFRAPVAPPETRTRLTFTGDASAPSVTRDGHWLAFIRGRCRTVGGNCEGDLVAQELPRGTPSVVVAGAKEMSQAAWSPDGATLLLTMRPASGEPGLYAVPRAGGLARKVADGADLFAFANDRTVAFTSRGRRAISLADIATGEVRDSVVIGDGGWVLSALDWNPDNDLIAFAGFHGSTFYQGIASRRGVVLDSLSTLGGGGWDIDGRHVMVFELGAQSLGRLVLIGVSRSGHFTGRPVEYLGGIRQDEWTGFARTPTGHVIGDAGRTSDVWSFAVGGAARRLSHSSTWYIGPSIAPDGRAVAYVKQDAWGGNVYAVPFAGGEERPVTADSGTRQLVRWLPDQQRLSVLVLASAGAGHITQQIAELGTGRVRTLSPDPGLVVVGWRPDGTALAEQIDFHGFAVVDSTGRTLRRFPLADSLGALASATLSPDGRAELVLMTRGSATRAYALQLTDGALRFMGAVSAVDSVRVTVERWAPDGFIYVARAVGVATPELWRLPEKGGALQRFAALPVACDQNSLTFSRDARSGACIVYDDRPDLWLIERR
- a CDS encoding PDZ domain-containing protein produces the protein MTPRPFLLAAAFAVVSIPSPLSAQATRLLHQPDVSARYVAFAYAGDIWLAPRAGGDARRVTSSPTVERDPHFSPDGKWLAFTGEYGGNPDVFVVGVDSGTPRRLTWHPGADEVRGWTPDGKRIVFVSSRTGVPDAEPRLWSIAPEGGLPEPLPVPRAQAGAISPDGRSIAYQLVRPWESEMRNYRGGQNQPIRVLDLQSHTVRKLPWTDSRDQQPVWLGRTVYFISDRDWVNNVWAWDADAGTVKQVTHYRDFEVESVSAGDGVVAYEQAGDVHLYDPASGTDTRLDIRVTGDFPWAMPHAADVSKALTAPQLSPTGVRALFEARGDVLTIPADKGTWRNLTRSSGVADRTPVWSPDGKQIAWFSDASGEYQLMVSDQDGLTAPRAYALDHPNYYYAPAWSPDSKLMLFTDAAMNLWVLDLASGRQTKVDQDNYTWPDRDMAPAWSPDSRWIAYTKRLVGSQFHAVFAYGVEDRAVHQLTDGLSDAISPAWDRSGKYLLFLASTDFALNSGWLDMSSYDRPVQRGVYLAVLSKADPSPLLPESGDEPADTARAAKPDSGARRGGRATAGARDAGSAPVAPSRDSATVRIDFDGLSQRILALDVPSRDYVGLRAGGAGQWFYLERVPHHADVLHRYDLKDRKAIDFLAAAAEEYAVSRDGKKLLYQGAGAGGGEGGGSRPNGHWAVVDATGPAPAPDKGVLATSDLKIDVDPPAEWRQMFTEAWRIERDFLYVANLHGADWPAIRRKYEALLPYVRHRADLTRLLSEMQAELTIGHSFVGGGDLPTADALPAGLLGADLEVADGRYRIKRIYTGENWNPELRAPLSAPGVDVREGDYILAVNGRDLAPPENPYAAFVGTVGKQVQLRVNARPVADGARTVTVVPVANEGGLRTRAWVESNRRLVDSLSGGRLAYVYVPNTGGGGYASFNRYYFAQQQKQGAVIDERFNHGGSIADYMVDIMSRQLHGYFNQRLGDRYNAVTAPAAAIWGPKVLLINEMSGSGGDMFPYMFRQLKIGPLIGTRTWGGLVGWGGEPELIDGGFISAPSTGFYNPDGQWDVENQGVAPDIEVEDDPAQQLVGHDVQLERGVAEALRLLGEHPVRLKPQPPAPDRVHPQGNGR